One stretch of Miscanthus floridulus cultivar M001 chromosome 18, ASM1932011v1, whole genome shotgun sequence DNA includes these proteins:
- the LOC136523874 gene encoding uncharacterized protein has protein sequence MTFDQTDHLESVLQLGRYLLMVDPIIGMKWLTKVLMYGGSGLNIMYAKTLDAMGIDRSRIWPTGAPFHGIMLKKQAVPLGQINFPTTFRDPFNYRMETLTFGVVGFHGTYHANLGHPSYTKFMAVPNYTYQKLKMPGPCGVITISTSFQHAYECEVECC, from the coding sequence ATGACCTTTGATCAaaccgaccacctagagagcgTCCTACAACTGGGGAGATATCtgctcatggttgacccaatcattggcatgaagtggctcaccaaggtactgatgtatggaggtagcggcctcaacatcatgtatgccaaaacactcgatgccatgggcatcgatagATCGCGCATCTGGCCGAccggagcgcctttccatggcatcatgcttaaaaagcaggccgtgccacttggACAGATCAATTTTCCCACCACCTTCAGGGATCCATTCAAttacaggatggagaccctcacctttggggtggtcgggttccatggaacctaccacgccaacCTAGGACATCCaagctacacgaagttcatggctgtccccaactacacctatcaaaagctgaagatgccaggaccatgtggggtcatcaccatcagcacctccttccagcatgcctacgagtgcgaggtcgagtgctgctaA